A DNA window from Thiobacillus denitrificans ATCC 25259 contains the following coding sequences:
- a CDS encoding aminotransferase class I/II-fold pyridoxal phosphate-dependent enzyme produces MTARRPRTATRADAIAPFHVMDILARAQALEAAGRDIIHLEIGEPDFATPGPIVEAGIAALRAGHTRYTGALGLPALRRAIAEFHRTYWGTPVEAERVVVTPGASGALLLVLGLLAGPGDEVLMADPGYPCNRNFAQFCDARAVEIPVDAASGFQLTREAIERHATPATRAVLIANPSNPTGTTIDPEALADIHAWCAARGIALIVDEIYLALTYDGDTHSAARWDDVFVINSFSKCFLMTGWRLGWLVAPAWALAALERLAQNLFLAPPTPAQHAALAGFEPATLAILETHKAELRARRDFLLPALRARGFAIPVIPHGAFYLYADCSALAADSQVLAGLLLEQAGVATTPGVDFGRHDPARYLRIAYTQPKPRLDEALARIDRFLRP; encoded by the coding sequence ATGACGGCGCGGCGACCGCGGACCGCGACCCGGGCCGACGCCATCGCGCCCTTCCACGTCATGGACATCCTCGCCCGGGCGCAGGCGCTCGAGGCCGCCGGACGCGACATCATCCACCTCGAAATCGGCGAGCCCGACTTCGCCACGCCGGGGCCGATCGTCGAAGCCGGCATCGCCGCTTTACGCGCAGGCCATACCCGCTACACCGGCGCGCTCGGCCTGCCTGCGCTGCGCCGGGCCATCGCGGAATTCCATCGCACCTACTGGGGCACACCGGTCGAGGCCGAGCGCGTCGTCGTCACGCCGGGCGCCTCGGGCGCGCTCCTGCTCGTGCTCGGGCTTCTAGCCGGCCCCGGCGACGAGGTACTGATGGCCGACCCCGGCTACCCCTGCAATCGCAACTTCGCGCAATTCTGCGATGCGCGCGCGGTCGAAATCCCGGTCGACGCCGCGAGCGGCTTCCAGCTCACGCGCGAAGCGATCGAGCGCCACGCAACCCCGGCGACACGGGCCGTGCTGATCGCCAACCCGTCGAATCCCACCGGCACGACGATCGACCCCGAGGCCCTCGCGGACATCCATGCCTGGTGCGCGGCGCGCGGCATCGCGCTGATCGTCGACGAGATCTATCTGGCACTCACCTACGACGGCGACACGCACAGCGCCGCGCGCTGGGACGACGTGTTCGTGATCAACAGCTTTTCGAAGTGTTTCCTGATGACGGGCTGGCGACTTGGCTGGCTGGTCGCGCCAGCCTGGGCGCTGGCCGCACTCGAACGGCTCGCGCAGAATCTTTTCCTCGCGCCCCCCACGCCCGCCCAGCACGCCGCGCTCGCCGGCTTCGAACCCGCGACGCTTGCCATCCTCGAGACGCACAAGGCCGAACTGCGTGCGCGCCGCGACTTTCTGCTGCCGGCGCTCCGTGCACGCGGCTTCGCGATTCCGGTGATCCCCCACGGCGCGTTCTATCTCTACGCCGATTGCAGCGCGCTGGCCGCCGACAGCCAAGTGCTCGCCGGTCTGCTGCTCGAGCAGGCCGGCGTCGCGACGACGCCGGGCGTGGATTTCGGCCGCCACGACCCCGCGCGCTATCTTCGGATCGCCTACACCCAGCCTAAACCGCGGCTCGACGAGGCCCTCGCGCGCATCGACCGTTTCTTGCGCCCATGA
- a CDS encoding zinc-dependent peptidase, with the protein MSWFARWRRERILRTHLVPEPVFDDAVARLPILQGLAADERARLRRHASLLLHDKTFSAAGGAEVDEAVQLSIAVQASLLILNLAEDSYDGWREIILYPDEFLRPREEIDEAGVVHRSRDILAGESWHGGPLVLSLADVEAGGPADGFNVVLHEFAHKLDMLNGDANGFPPLHRGMSAAAWAADFGSAYDDFCARVDAGEDTAIDPYASSEPAEFFAVLSEAFFELPHLLHAEYPAVYRQMALFYRQDPRARTRSGA; encoded by the coding sequence ATGAGCTGGTTCGCGCGCTGGCGTCGCGAGCGCATCCTCCGCACCCACCTCGTTCCCGAACCGGTCTTCGACGACGCGGTCGCGCGCCTTCCAATCCTGCAGGGGCTCGCGGCCGACGAGCGCGCGCGGCTTCGGCGCCACGCCAGCTTGCTCCTCCACGACAAGACCTTTTCGGCCGCAGGCGGCGCTGAGGTCGACGAGGCCGTGCAGTTGTCCATCGCCGTGCAGGCGAGTCTGCTGATCCTCAATCTCGCCGAGGACAGTTATGACGGCTGGCGCGAGATCATCCTCTACCCCGACGAATTTCTGCGCCCGCGCGAGGAGATCGACGAGGCCGGCGTCGTCCACCGCAGCCGCGACATCCTGGCCGGGGAATCCTGGCACGGCGGCCCGCTCGTGCTCTCGCTCGCCGACGTCGAAGCGGGCGGCCCGGCCGACGGCTTCAACGTCGTGCTGCACGAATTCGCGCACAAGCTCGACATGCTGAACGGCGACGCCAACGGGTTTCCGCCGCTGCACCGGGGCATGAGCGCGGCGGCCTGGGCCGCGGACTTCGGCAGCGCCTACGACGACTTTTGCGCCCGCGTCGACGCCGGCGAAGACACCGCGATCGATCCCTACGCGAGCAGCGAACCCGCCGAGTTCTTCGCCGTGCTAAGCGAGGCCTTCTTCGAGCTGCCGCACCTGCTGCACGCCGAGTATCCGGCGGTGTACCGGCAAATGGCGCTGTTCTATCGTCAGGATCCGCGCGCGCGCACGAGGTCCGGTGCATGA
- a CDS encoding DNA recombination protein RmuC, translating to MPAFEIALLIGLAVLLAVSVILLVRLQSLRRDQQALPAQLVHDMEARHRAVLSDLHGGLTQQSDRMQAQFAALQVAQTERLADTRAGVSEHLGQFQTAMLEKLIEQGRAEQALLQDTLKGMSAQFGERVQQLSQTVDGRLNEISGKVAERLDEGFKKTNDTFTSVMTRLAVIDEAQKKIEGLASNVVSLQEILGDKRSRGAFGEVQLEALVRNSLPPDAYAFQHTLKGGARADCVLILPEPTGTVCVDAKFPLENYSRMFDDALPAAEREAARRQFKMDVRKHVDDIGTKYVVAGETSDGAVMFLPAEAVFAEIHAYHPDLVEHAQKKRVWLTSPTTLMAVLNTARAVIRDSETRRMAHVIKDELAKLAKDFARFDERMKKLATHIEQASKDVGDVRISSDKITKRFAQIERVELEHPDAVTARLLDADE from the coding sequence ATGCCAGCCTTCGAAATCGCCCTCCTGATTGGACTCGCCGTCCTCCTCGCCGTCAGCGTGATCCTGCTCGTGCGGCTCCAGTCCCTGCGCCGCGACCAGCAGGCCCTGCCCGCCCAGCTCGTGCACGACATGGAAGCGCGCCATCGCGCGGTGCTGAGCGATCTCCACGGCGGGCTCACCCAGCAGTCCGACCGCATGCAGGCCCAGTTCGCCGCGCTGCAGGTCGCGCAGACCGAGCGTCTGGCCGACACACGCGCCGGGGTCAGCGAACACCTCGGCCAGTTCCAGACCGCGATGCTCGAGAAGCTGATCGAGCAGGGCCGCGCCGAGCAGGCGCTGCTGCAGGACACGCTCAAAGGCATGAGCGCGCAGTTCGGCGAACGCGTCCAGCAGCTGTCGCAGACCGTCGACGGCCGCCTCAACGAAATTTCGGGCAAGGTCGCCGAACGGCTCGACGAGGGCTTCAAGAAGACCAACGACACCTTCACCTCGGTGATGACGCGGCTGGCCGTCATCGACGAGGCGCAAAAGAAGATCGAGGGCCTCGCGAGCAACGTCGTGAGCCTGCAGGAAATCCTCGGCGACAAGCGCTCGCGCGGCGCGTTCGGCGAGGTGCAACTCGAGGCGCTGGTTCGCAACAGCCTGCCGCCCGACGCCTACGCCTTCCAGCACACCTTGAAGGGCGGCGCCCGCGCCGACTGCGTGCTGATCCTGCCGGAACCGACCGGCACCGTCTGCGTCGACGCCAAGTTCCCCCTCGAAAACTACAGCCGCATGTTCGACGACGCGCTGCCGGCCGCAGAACGCGAGGCGGCACGGCGCCAGTTCAAGATGGACGTCCGAAAGCACGTCGACGACATCGGCACGAAGTACGTCGTCGCCGGCGAGACCTCCGATGGCGCGGTGATGTTCCTGCCGGCCGAGGCGGTGTTCGCCGAAATCCACGCCTACCACCCCGATCTCGTCGAACACGCGCAGAAGAAGCGGGTCTGGCTGACCTCGCCGACGACGCTGATGGCCGTGCTCAACACCGCGCGCGCGGTGATCCGCGATTCCGAGACGCGGCGCATGGCGCACGTCATCAAGGACGAACTCGCGAAACTCGCCAAGGACTTTGCGCGCTTCGACGAGCGCATGAAGAAGCTCGCCACGCACATCGAACAGGCGAGCAAGGACGTCGGCGACGTGCGCATCTCGAGCGACAAGATCACCAAGCGCTTTGCGCAGATCGAGCGGGTCGAGCTCGAGCACCCCGACGCGGTGACGGCCCGCCTGCTCGACGCCGACGAATGA
- the typA gene encoding translational GTPase TypA, translated as MSRKLRNIAIIAHVDHGKTTLVDQLLKQSGTFRDNQAIDERVMDSNDLEKERGITILAKNTAITYGDYHINIVDTPGHADFGGEVERVLGMVDGVVLLVDAVEGPMPQTRFVTKKALALGLRPIVVINKVDRPGSRPDWVVDQTFDLFDKLGATDDQLDFPIIYASGLNGWACLDLKDAPSQGGSAADMKPLFDTVLAHVPTPPGSADAPLQLQIAALDYSTYTGRLGVGRVLNGRIKPGMSVVVMNHEEQVATGRINQVLGFKGLDRVPVDEAEAGDIIIISGLDDIGIGVTICDKENPVGLPVLGVDEPTLTMDFMVNTSPLAGTEGKFVTSRQIRDRLNKELLTNVALRVDDTGDADVFRVSGRGELHLTILLENMRREGFEMAVAKPRVVYKEINGEKCEPYENLTIDLEDEHQGGVMEEIGRRRGELTNMESDGRGRTRLEYHIPARGLIGFQSDFMTMTRGTGLMSHVFDDYGPVKADLPGRHNGVLVSQDNGEAVAYALWKLEDRGRMFVSPGDKLYEGMIIGIHSRDNDLVVNPIKGKQLTNVRASGTDEAVRLTTPIKLTLESAVEFIDDDELVEITPKSIRIRKRHLQEHERKRASRAAA; from the coding sequence ATGTCCCGCAAGCTTCGCAACATCGCGATCATCGCGCACGTCGACCACGGCAAGACCACGCTCGTCGACCAGCTTCTCAAGCAATCCGGCACCTTCCGCGACAACCAGGCCATCGACGAACGCGTCATGGACTCGAACGATCTCGAGAAGGAGCGCGGCATCACCATCCTCGCGAAGAACACCGCGATCACCTACGGCGACTACCACATCAACATCGTCGACACGCCGGGGCACGCCGACTTCGGCGGCGAAGTCGAGCGCGTGCTCGGCATGGTCGACGGCGTCGTGCTGCTGGTCGACGCCGTCGAGGGCCCGATGCCTCAGACGCGCTTCGTCACCAAGAAGGCGCTGGCGCTGGGCCTGCGTCCAATCGTCGTGATCAACAAGGTCGACCGCCCCGGTTCGCGCCCGGACTGGGTCGTCGACCAGACCTTCGACCTGTTCGACAAGCTCGGCGCCACCGACGACCAGCTCGACTTCCCGATCATCTACGCCTCGGGCCTGAACGGCTGGGCCTGCCTCGACCTCAAGGACGCACCCTCGCAGGGCGGCAGCGCGGCCGACATGAAGCCGCTGTTCGACACCGTGCTCGCGCACGTCCCCACCCCGCCTGGATCGGCCGACGCCCCGCTGCAGCTGCAGATCGCCGCGCTGGATTATTCGACCTATACCGGCCGTCTCGGCGTCGGCCGCGTGCTCAACGGCCGCATCAAGCCCGGCATGTCGGTGGTGGTGATGAACCACGAGGAACAGGTCGCCACCGGCCGCATCAACCAGGTGCTCGGCTTCAAGGGCCTCGACCGCGTGCCGGTGGATGAAGCCGAAGCCGGCGACATCATCATCATCTCCGGCCTCGACGACATCGGCATCGGCGTCACCATCTGCGACAAGGAAAACCCCGTTGGCCTGCCCGTGCTCGGCGTGGACGAACCGACCCTGACCATGGACTTCATGGTGAACACCTCGCCGCTCGCCGGCACAGAGGGAAAGTTCGTTACCAGCCGCCAGATCCGCGACCGCTTGAACAAGGAACTGCTGACCAACGTCGCGCTGCGCGTCGACGACACCGGCGACGCCGACGTGTTCCGCGTTTCGGGCCGCGGCGAACTGCACCTGACGATCCTGCTCGAGAACATGCGCCGCGAAGGCTTCGAGATGGCCGTCGCCAAGCCGCGCGTGGTGTACAAGGAAATCAATGGCGAGAAGTGCGAGCCCTACGAAAACCTGACCATCGACCTGGAAGACGAACACCAGGGCGGCGTGATGGAAGAGATCGGCCGCCGCCGCGGCGAACTGACCAACATGGAATCCGACGGCCGCGGCCGCACCCGCCTGGAATACCACATTCCCGCACGCGGCCTGATCGGCTTCCAGTCCGACTTCATGACCATGACGCGCGGCACCGGCCTGATGAGCCACGTGTTCGACGACTACGGTCCGGTGAAAGCCGACCTGCCGGGCCGTCATAACGGCGTGCTGGTGAGCCAGGACAACGGCGAGGCCGTGGCCTACGCGCTGTGGAAGCTGGAAGACCGCGGCCGCATGTTCGTCTCGCCCGGTGACAAACTGTACGAAGGCATGATCATCGGCATCCACAGCCGCGACAACGATCTGGTGGTCAACCCGATCAAAGGCAAGCAGTTGACCAACGTGCGCGCCTCCGGCACCGACGAAGCGGTGCGCCTGACCACGCCGATCAAGCTGACGCTGGAATCCGCCGTGGAATTCATCGATGACGACGAACTGGTGGAGATCACACCGAAGTCGATTCGCATCCGCAAGCGCCACCTGCAGGAACACGAGCGCAAGCGCGCCAGCCGCGCAGCGGCGTAA
- a CDS encoding group II truncated hemoglobin — translation MQTHYDRLGGADTIRRLVDRFYDLMDEDPDYYGIRKLHPTDLTESRNKLAWFLSGWTGGPPEYTDRFGHPFLRRRHLPFVIGESERDQWMGCMIRAMQDVGLDAALQQELTAALFQTADFMRNQPQ, via the coding sequence ATGCAAACCCATTACGACCGCCTCGGCGGCGCCGACACGATCCGCAGGCTTGTCGACCGCTTTTACGACCTGATGGACGAGGACCCGGACTATTACGGCATCCGCAAGCTTCATCCCACGGACCTCACGGAATCGCGCAACAAGCTGGCGTGGTTTCTGTCCGGGTGGACCGGCGGCCCGCCCGAATACACCGACCGTTTCGGCCATCCCTTCCTGCGCCGCCGCCATCTGCCCTTCGTCATCGGCGAGAGCGAGCGCGACCAGTGGATGGGCTGCATGATTCGGGCGATGCAGGACGTCGGGCTCGACGCCGCGCTACAGCAGGAACTGACCGCTGCGCTTTTCCAGACGGCGGACTTCATGCGTAACCAGCCGCAGTGA
- the purT gene encoding formate-dependent phosphoribosylglycinamide formyltransferase, with translation MRLGTPLSPSATRVMLLGAGELGKEVIIALQRLGVEVVAVDRYEHAPGHQVAHRAHVIDMTDGAALRALIEAEKPLLVVPEIEAIATEALLEIERAGLAEVIPTARAVNLTMNREGIRRLAAETLGLPTSPYAFVDSYAEMCAAAERLGYPVIVKPVMSSSGKGQSRVDDAGEMRAAWDYAVRGGRVDKGRFIVEGVIDFDYEITLLTVRARAASGAIETRFCAPIGHLQVKGDYVESWQPQAMSPTALERAREIAAAVTGELGGRGLFGVELFVKGDTVWFSEVSPRPHDTGMVTLATQRQNEFELHARAILGLPVDTGLREPGASAVIYGAVDARGIAFDGVDDALAAPGVDLRLFGKPEAFARRRMGVALATADSPDAARLLAKAAAAKVKPVPV, from the coding sequence ATGCGTCTCGGCACCCCGCTCTCGCCATCGGCGACCCGCGTCATGCTGCTCGGCGCCGGCGAACTCGGCAAGGAGGTCATCATCGCGCTGCAGCGTCTCGGCGTCGAAGTCGTCGCCGTCGATCGCTACGAGCATGCGCCCGGCCACCAGGTCGCGCATCGCGCGCACGTGATCGACATGACCGACGGCGCCGCGCTTCGTGCGCTGATCGAGGCCGAAAAGCCGCTGCTCGTCGTCCCGGAAATCGAGGCGATCGCGACCGAGGCCCTGCTCGAGATCGAGCGCGCCGGTCTCGCCGAGGTGATTCCAACCGCGCGCGCCGTCAATCTGACCATGAACCGCGAGGGCATCCGCCGGCTCGCCGCCGAAACGCTCGGCTTGCCGACCTCGCCCTACGCGTTCGTCGACAGCTACGCCGAGATGTGCGCCGCGGCCGAGCGGCTCGGCTATCCGGTCATCGTCAAGCCGGTCATGTCGTCGTCGGGCAAGGGGCAATCGCGCGTCGACGACGCCGGCGAGATGCGGGCGGCCTGGGATTACGCCGTGCGCGGCGGGCGCGTCGACAAGGGCCGCTTCATCGTCGAGGGCGTGATCGACTTCGACTACGAAATCACGCTGCTGACCGTGCGCGCACGCGCCGCCTCGGGCGCGATCGAAACCCGTTTCTGCGCGCCGATCGGCCATTTGCAGGTCAAGGGCGATTACGTCGAATCGTGGCAGCCGCAGGCGATGTCGCCGACCGCGCTCGAACGCGCGCGCGAAATCGCCGCGGCGGTCACGGGCGAGCTCGGTGGTCGCGGGCTTTTCGGCGTCGAACTCTTCGTCAAGGGCGACACCGTGTGGTTTTCGGAAGTGAGCCCGCGGCCGCACGACACCGGCATGGTCACGCTCGCGACGCAGCGGCAGAACGAGTTCGAACTGCACGCGCGCGCGATCCTCGGGCTTCCGGTCGACACCGGCCTGCGGGAACCCGGCGCGTCGGCCGTGATCTACGGCGCTGTGGACGCGCGAGGCATCGCGTTCGACGGCGTCGACGACGCGCTCGCGGCCCCGGGCGTCGACCTGCGGCTCTTCGGCAAGCCCGAGGCCTTCGCCCGTCGCCGCATGGGCGTCGCGCTGGCGACGGCCGACTCTCCCGACGCGGCCCGCCTGCTGGCGAAGGCCGCGGCGGCCAAGGTCAAACCCGTTCCCGTATGA
- the ampD gene encoding 1,6-anhydro-N-acetylmuramyl-L-alanine amidase AmpD, whose product MPISAPDMPDALGWLPAARRVPSPNCDPRPPGTAVELIVIHNISLPPGVFAGDAVIELFTNRLDWDADPYYQAMRGLRVSAHFFIRRDGSLLQFVPCTLRAWHAGASNWQGRERCNDFSIGIELEGSDDVPFDDAQYATLRRLVDVLKAAYPIQGVAGHSDIAPGRKSDPGPHFAWHRLDATA is encoded by the coding sequence ATGCCGATTTCCGCACCCGACATGCCCGACGCGCTGGGCTGGTTGCCCGCTGCACGCCGGGTCCCCTCGCCCAATTGCGACCCGCGTCCGCCGGGAACGGCCGTCGAACTGATCGTCATCCACAACATTTCGCTGCCGCCCGGCGTCTTCGCCGGCGACGCCGTGATCGAGCTCTTCACCAACCGCCTCGACTGGGACGCCGATCCCTATTACCAGGCGATGCGCGGGCTCAGGGTCTCCGCCCATTTCTTCATCCGCCGCGACGGCAGCCTGCTGCAATTCGTGCCATGCACGCTGCGCGCCTGGCACGCGGGCGCATCGAACTGGCAGGGGCGCGAACGCTGCAACGATTTCTCGATCGGCATCGAACTCGAAGGCAGCGACGACGTGCCTTTCGACGACGCGCAGTACGCGACCCTGCGCCGGCTCGTCGACGTGCTGAAGGCCGCCTATCCGATCCAGGGCGTCGCCGGCCACAGCGACATCGCGCCCGGCCGCAAGAGCGACCCCGGCCCGCATTTCGCCTGGCACCGCCTCGACGCGACAGCCTGA
- a CDS encoding hypoxanthine-guanine phosphoribosyltransferase: protein MTPHEAQQLLHDAECVATAERVQAALDRLAGEIGEALSSEMPLVLAVMGGAVVFAGQLLTRLAFPLEFDYLHVTRYRGKTRGGEIEWRVLPGKSVAGRAVLVLDDILDEGETLAAVRAKLLEMGAARVWSAVLTDKANGLVKPVRADFVGLEVPDRYVFGCGMDAYGLWRNLPAIYALSPDAASG from the coding sequence ATGACACCGCACGAAGCGCAGCAGTTGCTCCACGATGCCGAGTGCGTCGCGACCGCCGAGCGCGTGCAGGCCGCGCTCGATCGCCTGGCTGGCGAAATCGGCGAGGCGCTCTCCAGCGAAATGCCGCTCGTGCTCGCGGTGATGGGGGGAGCGGTCGTGTTTGCCGGGCAGCTGCTTACGCGTCTCGCTTTTCCGCTCGAATTCGACTACCTGCACGTCACCCGCTACCGCGGCAAGACCCGCGGCGGCGAGATCGAGTGGCGCGTGCTCCCCGGCAAGAGCGTCGCCGGCCGCGCCGTGCTCGTGCTCGACGACATCCTCGACGAAGGCGAGACGCTCGCGGCGGTGCGCGCCAAGCTCCTGGAAATGGGCGCGGCACGCGTCTGGTCGGCGGTGCTGACCGACAAGGCCAACGGCCTCGTCAAACCCGTGCGGGCGGACTTCGTCGGACTCGAAGTCCCCGACCGCTACGTCTTTGGTTGCGGCATGGACGCCTACGGACTGTGGCGCAACCTGCCAGCGATTTACGCTTTGAGCCCCGACGCCGCGTCGGGATAA
- a CDS encoding S-methyl-5'-thioinosine phosphorylase, whose product MLGIIGGTGLTQLANLKITHRRVARTPYGEPSGALTFGRLCDQDVIFLARHGYGHTIPPHEVNYRANLWALKEHGVNRIVSVATVGGIHPELIPGTLVIPDQIIDYTHGRDGTFFVEGDRPVTHRDFTQPYCAAMRAALLQAATSADISLRDGGVYAAVQGPRLETAAEINRLERDGADMVGMTGMPEAYLACELDLCYATVGTVVNHAAGRGLSADGIQMVEIQVVLGEVMLQVRHLLEQLVTNDSAGLCTF is encoded by the coding sequence ATGTTGGGAATCATCGGCGGCACTGGGTTGACCCAGCTCGCCAACCTCAAGATCACGCATCGCCGCGTCGCGCGCACGCCCTACGGCGAGCCTTCCGGCGCGCTCACGTTCGGTCGCCTGTGCGACCAGGACGTGATCTTTCTCGCGCGCCACGGCTACGGCCATACGATCCCGCCGCACGAGGTCAATTACCGGGCGAATCTGTGGGCGCTCAAGGAGCACGGCGTCAACCGCATCGTGTCGGTCGCCACCGTCGGCGGCATCCATCCCGAGCTCATTCCCGGGACACTGGTCATCCCCGACCAGATCATCGACTACACCCACGGCCGCGACGGCACGTTTTTCGTCGAAGGCGACCGGCCCGTCACCCATCGCGACTTCACGCAGCCCTACTGCGCGGCGATGCGCGCCGCGCTGCTGCAGGCCGCGACGAGTGCCGACATCAGCCTGCGCGACGGCGGCGTCTACGCGGCGGTGCAGGGGCCGCGCCTCGAAACCGCCGCCGAGATCAATCGCCTGGAGCGGGACGGCGCCGACATGGTCGGCATGACCGGCATGCCCGAAGCCTATCTCGCGTGCGAGCTCGACCTTTGCTATGCCACCGTCGGCACGGTCGTGAACCATGCGGCGGGCCGCGGACTTTCCGCCGACGGCATTCAGATGGTCGAAATCCAGGTGGTGCTTGGCGAGGTCATGCTGCAGGTGCGTCATCTCCTGGAACAGCTCGTGACCAACGACTCGGCCGGACTCTGCACCTTCTGA
- a CDS encoding 16S rRNA pseudouridine(516) synthase, which yields MKLYRALQSQGLGSRRGCAALVRAGAVLANGLACADPEAEVDPVGLELTVDGTVWAYRDKAYLVMHKPEGYECSHHPRHHPSVFSLLPAPLVQRGVQCVGRLDQDTTGLLLFSDDGQFIHRMTSPKKRVGKVYRARCAEPVNAATLAALRAGVQLNDEPAPLAALACEAVDDRTLRLVLAEGKYHQVRRMIAAAGNHVARLHREAVGEYPLPDDLPPGGWRWLEAGDLQRLECAWPSAKS from the coding sequence ATGAAGCTCTATCGTGCGCTGCAGTCGCAGGGGCTCGGCAGCCGCCGCGGCTGCGCGGCGCTTGTGCGCGCCGGCGCGGTTCTCGCCAACGGACTCGCGTGCGCCGACCCTGAGGCCGAGGTCGACCCGGTCGGTCTCGAACTGACCGTGGACGGCACGGTGTGGGCGTACCGCGACAAGGCCTACCTCGTGATGCACAAGCCGGAAGGCTACGAATGTTCGCATCATCCGCGCCACCACCCGAGCGTCTTCAGCCTGTTGCCTGCGCCGCTCGTGCAACGCGGCGTGCAGTGCGTCGGGCGGCTCGATCAGGACACCACCGGCTTGTTGCTGTTTTCCGACGACGGCCAGTTCATCCACCGCATGACCTCGCCGAAAAAGCGCGTCGGCAAGGTGTATCGCGCGCGCTGTGCGGAGCCGGTGAACGCAGCGACGCTCGCCGCGCTGCGTGCCGGCGTGCAACTCAACGACGAGCCGGCGCCGCTTGCGGCGCTGGCCTGCGAGGCGGTCGACGACCGTACGCTGCGTCTCGTGCTCGCCGAAGGCAAATACCATCAGGTCAGGCGCATGATCGCCGCGGCGGGCAATCACGTCGCGCGGCTGCATCGCGAAGCGGTCGGCGAGTATCCGCTGCCGGACGATCTGCCGCCGGGCGGCTGGCGCTGGCTCGAAGCCGGCGATCTGCAACGACTGGAGTGTGCATGGCCGTCCGCGAAGTCCTGA
- the def gene encoding peptide deformylase produces the protein MAVREVLKMGDPRLLAPARAVERFATAELAQLVADMHDTMRALNGAGLAAPQIGVSLQVVIFEVNANPRYPDAAEVPLTVLVNPVVTPLSDATEEGWEGCLSVPGMRGLVPRHGEIHYRGFDAAGRALERRVSGFHARVVQHEVDHLNGILYPMRIPDLRNFGFTDTLFPGQTLQDD, from the coding sequence ATGGCCGTCCGCGAAGTCCTGAAAATGGGAGACCCCCGGCTGCTCGCGCCGGCCCGCGCGGTCGAGCGTTTCGCCACCGCGGAACTCGCGCAGCTCGTCGCCGACATGCACGACACCATGCGCGCGCTGAACGGCGCGGGCCTCGCCGCGCCGCAGATCGGCGTGTCGCTGCAGGTCGTGATCTTCGAGGTGAACGCCAACCCGCGCTACCCCGACGCCGCCGAGGTTCCGTTGACCGTTCTGGTCAACCCGGTGGTCACGCCGCTCTCCGACGCGACCGAGGAAGGCTGGGAGGGCTGCCTGTCGGTACCCGGCATGCGTGGACTGGTGCCGCGCCACGGCGAAATCCACTATCGCGGGTTCGACGCGGCCGGGCGTGCGCTCGAGCGCCGGGTGAGCGGTTTTCACGCCCGCGTCGTGCAGCACGAAGTCGACCACCTGAATGGCATCCTGTATCCGATGCGGATCCCGGACCTGCGCAATTTCGGTTTTACCGACACCCTGTTTCCCGGGCAGACGCTGCAGGACGACTGA
- a CDS encoding flagellar biosynthesis regulator FlaF gives MSPELQLQQARRRNEHGDDLMMAEVAQLDGIAAQLMRVQRHWHDDDRERQLAAALAASRSTWHAIQAALAEATLPLPLEVRQNLLILSVYAESKIGACEAAPDADTLGSLIALTRTLAGSLKEWREAA, from the coding sequence ATGAGCCCGGAACTCCAGCTCCAGCAGGCCCGGCGGCGGAACGAACACGGCGACGACCTGATGATGGCCGAGGTGGCCCAACTCGACGGGATCGCGGCCCAGCTCATGCGCGTGCAGCGGCACTGGCATGACGACGACCGCGAGCGGCAGCTTGCGGCCGCGCTGGCGGCCAGCCGCAGCACCTGGCATGCGATCCAGGCCGCGCTGGCCGAAGCGACCCTGCCTTTGCCGCTGGAAGTGCGGCAGAACCTGCTGATTCTCTCGGTCTACGCCGAGAGCAAGATCGGGGCGTGCGAAGCGGCGCCCGACGCCGACACGCTCGGTAGCCTGATCGCGCTGACGCGCACGCTGGCCGGCAGCCTCAAGGAATGGCGGGAGGCGGCATGA